One genomic region from Indicator indicator isolate 239-I01 chromosome 7, UM_Iind_1.1, whole genome shotgun sequence encodes:
- the LOC128968058 gene encoding RNA/RNP complex-1-interacting phosphatase-like has product MVKKNTIPDGWRSLTPVGQPIPGTRFIAFKVPLKGAINQRLTPTQKFTPKDLIAAMKALNLELGLIIDLTYTTRYYEVKDLPKSVQYKKLYTVGLEVPDNATILQFKKWVRKFLWENAGNEKLIGVHCTNGINRTGYLICRYLIDVEGWDPEVAIQAFGDARGHRMDGLVYLTDLRTQPMRSNLGMDVWDSDEDIIPPPHAVEAPVEQFPNEDFQGSGKRLRIYDDHSHNDLQGRIQFRDFEFINKGPGQRRPFHDHQTQDDLRAPMQTRNWDYNRGPGQRQRPFPDHQFCDDYQEDMQLKDLDFSNKGPGQRLRPFHGCQFHDDLQTERQSRDNKFNRGRGQRQRSFPEHSSHNDFQEDRQSKDFDFGSRGRGRRQRSFHDHQSHDEFQTQMQLKELDHVKKSPGQRLRSFHNYQSHDDVQPQQRGDFEFVNRGRGQGLRPFNDHQLHNNLQTEMQLKDYDRTDSVERLRLC; this is encoded by the exons ATGGCGGAGTTTGACACCAGTTGGACAACCCATACCAGGAACTAGATTTATTGCATTCAAAGTACCTTTAAAAGGG GCAATTAACCAGAGGCTTACCCCAACCCAGAAATTTACACCAAAAGACTTAATCGCTGCAATGAAAGCCCTAAATCTGGAGCTTGGATTAATTATTGATTTAACATATACCACACGATACTATGAAGTGAAG GATTTACCTAAAAGTGTGCAGTATAAGAAACTTTATACTGTTGGACTTGAAGTCCCTGATAATGCTACTATCCTACAGTTCAAAAAATGGGTCAGAAAATTCCTATGGGAAAATGCAGGAAATG AGAAACTCATTGGTGTTCACTGTACTAATGGAATTAATAGAACTGGCTACCTTATATGTAG ATATCTTATCGATGTTGAAGGCTGGGATCCAGAGGTGGCAATCCAAG cttttGGTGATGCTAGAGGTCATCGCATGGATGGTCTTGTGTATCTCACAGATCTCAGAACACAACCAATGAGAAG TAACCTTGGAATGGATGTATGGGATTCAGATGAAGATATTATTCCCCCACCGCATGCAGTGGAAGCACCTGTAGAGCAGTTTCCAAATGAAGACTTTCAGGG GTCTGGGAAAAGATTAAGAATTTATGATGACCACTCTCACAACGATTTGCAAGGACGGATACAGTTCAGAGATTTTGAATTTATTAATAAGGGACCTGGACAAAGAAGACCATTCCATGACCATCAGACTCAGGATGATTTAAGAGCACCAATGCAGACAAGAAATTGGGACTACAACAGGGGACCAGGACAGAGGCAAAGACCCTTTCCTGATCACCAGTTTTGTGATGATTATCAAGAAGACATGCAGCTGAAGGACCTAGACTTTAGTAACAAGGGACCTGGACAAAGATTGAGACCTTTTCATGGATGCCAGTTTCATGATGAtttacagacagaaagacaatcGAGGGATAACAAATTTAACAGAGGCCGTGGACAAAGGCAGAGATCTTTTCCTGAACATTCATCTCATAATGATTTTCAGGAAGATAGGCAGTCAAAGGATTTTGATTTTGGTAGCAGGGGCCGTGGCCGGAGACAAAGATCGTTCCATGACCACCAGTCTCATGATGAATTTCAGACACAGATGCAGCTGAAAGAGTTAGATCATGTCAAAAAGAGTCCTGGCCAAAGACTAAGATCTTTCCATAACTATCAGTCACATGATGATGTACAGCCACAACAACGGGGAGATTTTGAATTTGTTAATAGGGGTCGTGGGCAGGGGTTGAGGCCTTTCAATGATCACCAGCTTCACAATAATTTACAAACAGAGATGCAACTAAAAGATTATGATA GAACAGACTCAGTTGAAAGACTTCGATTATGTTAA